The Vicia villosa cultivar HV-30 ecotype Madison, WI linkage group LG1, Vvil1.0, whole genome shotgun sequence genome includes a region encoding these proteins:
- the LOC131631558 gene encoding probable xyloglucan galactosyltransferase GT19 yields MALSPSPITISIITLFLLFNPTTSQKTENPKSTTQPQTNCENRWIHIRKLPSIFNLDLLSNCSEYIFLDDLCPFLANHGLGQKTHNRSHSWYRTDPAMLELIFHRRMLEYPCLTEDPNTANAVYLPYYAGFDALRYLYGPEYNSSEEHGVQLFHFLQNDNPNIWNRFSGHDHFLVMARPAWDFSQPLDTDPHLWGTSFLELPQFFNVTALTLEARAWPWQEHAVPFPTSFHPPNFALLDSWIQRVRRSKRYSLALFAGGGGYSSTPNIRRSIRIECDNSSSSSRNGNSLGYEKICDTVDCSNGVCEHDPIRFMKPMLGANFCLQPPGDTPTRRSTFDAILAGCIPVFFEDLSAKSQYSWHLPENEFEGFSVTIPKEDVVFKGLKILDVLMRIPRARVRRMREKVLELIPRVVYRKHNSSPELRTKKDAFDLTIDGTLDKIRMRLQELDLVV; encoded by the coding sequence ATGGCATTATCACCATCACCCATCACCATCTCCATCATCACTCTCTTCCTCCTCTTCAACCCAACCACATCTCAAAAAACCGAAAACCCCAAATCAACAACACAACCACAAACCAACTGTGAAAACCGTTGGATCCACATCAGAAAACTACCCTCAATCTTCAACCTAGATCTCCTCTCAAATTGCTCCGAATACATATTTCTTGACGATTTATGTCCTTTCTTAGCAAACCACGGTCTGGGTCAAAAAACCCATAACCGTTCACACAGTTGGTACCGAACCGACCCGGCCATGCTTGAACTCATCTTCCACCGCCGTATGTTGGAGTATCCGTGTTTAACGGAAGATCCGAATACCGCTAACGCCGTTTATCTTCCTTACTACGCTGGCTTCGACGCGCTCCGTTATCTTTACGGTCCGGAATATAACTCCAGCGAAGAACACGGTGTTCAGCTTTTTCATTTTCTCCAAAACGATAACCCGAACATATGGAACCGTTTTTCTGGTCACGATCATTTTCTGGTTATGGCCCGACCCGCTTGGGATTTTTCTCAGCCGTTGGATACGGATCCTCATCTTTGGGGAACTTCGTTTCTTGAGTTACCGCAGTTTTTCAATGTAACGGCTTTGACTCTGGAAGCGCGTGCTTGGCCGTGGCAAGAACACGCTGTTCCTTTTCCGACGTCGTTTCATCCGCCGAATTTTGCCTTGTTGGATTCGTGGATTCAACGTGTTCGTCGTTCGAAGAGATATTCTCTTGCGCTTTTCGCCGGTGGTGGAGGTTATTCGTCAACGCCGAATATCCGGCGGAGTATACGGATCGAATGCGATAACAGTAGCAGTAGTAGTAGGAATGGGAATTCACTTGGTTATGAGAAAATTTGTGATACTGTTGATTGTTCCAATGGTGTTTGTGAGCATGATCCGATTAGGTTTATGAAACCGATGTTAGGGGCGAATTTCTGTTTGCAGCCTCCAGGGGATACTCCGACTCGGAGATCGACTTTTGATGCGATACTTGCGGGGTGTATACCAGTGTTTTTCGAGGATTTGTCTGCGAAATCGCAGTATTCGTGGCATTTGCCGGAGAATGAGTTTGAGGGTTTTTCTGTTACTATACCTAAGGAGGATGTTGTGTTTAAGGGGTTGAAGATTCTTGATGTGTTGATGAGAATACCTAGAGCTAGGGTTAGGAGAATGAGGGAGAAAGTGTTGGAGTTGATTCCTAGGGTTGTGTATAGGAAGCATAATAGTTCTCCTGAGTTGAGGACTAAGAAGGATGCATTTGATTTAACCATTGATGGTACATTGGATAAGATTCGAATGAGGCTCCAGGAGCTTGATTTGGTTgtgtaa